A genomic segment from Procambarus clarkii isolate CNS0578487 unplaced genomic scaffold, FALCON_Pclarkii_2.0 HiC_scaffold_649, whole genome shotgun sequence encodes:
- the LOC138361712 gene encoding uncharacterized protein — translation MNLYLTELQSTSIESSELDEVIDELAQYEEDIRVKLLPYKKQIAKNKLTVTSTVRTDPEVKLPQINIPTFSGDENESWDDFWSKFLDAVDSKTNIPQTTKFTYLQGLLRKEALKVISNITLTSDGYASAVQLLQTNYDNKERTVTVLVQKLLDLPSANNSAESLQNFRLELESLLKALRLKVQIQSAEWMTKVVVKRKLTRETLDKLCTIYNTTFLTLKEITEGLHTLVERQRANQDGEKVTNSSTNSHRS, via the coding sequence ATGAATTTGTATTTGACCGAACTGCAATCAACCTCTATAGAGAGTAGTGAACTTGATGAGGTTATAGATGAGTTAGCTCAGTATGAAGAAGATATTCGAGTTAAGCTTCTACCCTAtaagaagcaaattgctaaaaacaagctGACAGTAACTTCCACTGTACGTACAGATCCTGAGGTTAAATTACCTCAAATcaacatacccacattctctggtgatGAGAacgaaagttgggatgattttTGGAGTAAGTTCttagatgcagtagactctaaaactAACATTCCTCAAACCACCAAATTCACATATTTACAAGGCCTGTTAAGAAaggaagccttgaaagtaatctccaatataacactgaccagtgatggttacgcaTCAGCTGTACAATTGCTCcaaaccaactacgataacaaggagagaactgttactgtcttagttcaaaaattgctagatttacccTCTGCTAATAATTCTGCAGAGTCTCTCCAAAATTTCAGACTAGAGTTagagtctttactcaaggccttaaggcTTAAAGTCCAAATACAGTCAGCCGAATGGATGACTAAAGTAGTTGTTAAACGAAAATtaacaagagaaactttagataagttGTGTACTATTTACAATACGACCTTTTTGACTCTGAAAGAAAtcacagaaggtctacataccttagtcgaaagacaaagagccaatcaaGACGGGGAGAAAGTTACAAACTCCTCTACTAACTCTCATCGTAGCTAA